The following are from one region of the Vibrio hyugaensis genome:
- a CDS encoding alpha-amylase — MKKTILALSIGLLSACSQIPENAIVLSVGDDTAVFEENSQGLLVAEQKLEKGSHTFTIADSKQSCGSSFALAEEDRIKFNRPLKMDNCATDAQMPLRIFKANTYQFTLNPTTNELTVKIKPKQSQDVTYSCPVATDAPKTINVAQTFNDGTVVRDALTGQEATVANGSVTMQPGPMSQGLLLLEEVEQQADKPFSWDNATVYFVMTDRFYNGNPDNDNSYGRSKDGKYEIGTFHGGDLAGLTKKLDYIESLGVNAIWITSPLEQIHGWVGGGDKGDFKHYGYHGYYHQDWTKLDANMGTEDELRTFVDTAHKKGIRVIWDVVMNHTGYATLADMQEFGFGQLYLDDQEAKEVLGEKWTDWQPKSGQSWHSFNDYIKYGDSEAWDKWWGKDWIRTDIGDYDAPGYNDITMSLNYLPDLKTESTQKTGLPNFFRNKDTNAQDELQTPSEHLITWLSDWVRDYGIDGFRVDTAKHVEMEAWAELKASTTQALAQWKQNNPDKALDDLPFWMTGEVWAHSVVKSPYFDNGFDSIINFEFQSDVAPKALKCFAQLDNDYRRYAERINTDPEFNVLSYLSSHDTQLFWSARSRSFDDQARAANALMLAPGAVQIYYGDEIARDFGITGSDAHQGTRSDMPWDKIHGEREDLLQHWQKLGEFRKRHPAVAQGKHITRNQEGYYAFERQYQDDKVLIVYTGE, encoded by the coding sequence ATGAAAAAAACAATTCTCGCACTCTCTATCGGTCTACTGAGCGCCTGCAGCCAGATTCCAGAAAATGCCATCGTATTAAGCGTTGGTGATGATACCGCTGTTTTTGAGGAAAACTCGCAAGGCTTACTTGTCGCCGAGCAAAAACTCGAAAAAGGCAGTCATACCTTTACCATTGCTGACAGCAAGCAAAGCTGTGGCAGTAGCTTTGCTCTAGCAGAAGAAGATCGCATTAAATTCAATCGTCCATTAAAAATGGATAACTGCGCCACTGATGCACAAATGCCGCTGCGCATCTTCAAAGCCAATACCTATCAATTTACGCTCAATCCAACCACCAACGAGCTAACGGTAAAAATCAAACCAAAGCAGAGTCAGGACGTCACCTACTCTTGCCCTGTTGCAACTGACGCGCCAAAAACCATCAACGTTGCTCAAACCTTTAATGATGGCACTGTCGTTCGTGATGCCTTAACCGGACAAGAAGCCACAGTCGCCAATGGCAGCGTCACCATGCAGCCGGGTCCTATGAGCCAAGGTCTATTACTGCTAGAAGAAGTTGAACAGCAAGCCGATAAACCATTCAGCTGGGACAACGCGACGGTGTACTTCGTCATGACTGACCGCTTCTATAACGGCAACCCAGACAACGACAACAGCTACGGTCGCAGCAAAGACGGTAAATACGAGATTGGTACCTTCCACGGTGGTGACTTAGCGGGTCTGACGAAAAAACTCGATTACATCGAATCACTTGGTGTGAATGCTATCTGGATAACCTCACCACTGGAACAGATCCATGGCTGGGTTGGTGGCGGCGATAAAGGCGACTTTAAGCACTACGGCTATCACGGCTACTACCATCAAGACTGGACCAAGCTTGATGCCAACATGGGTACCGAAGATGAACTCAGAACCTTCGTCGATACCGCCCACAAGAAAGGCATCCGCGTGATTTGGGATGTAGTCATGAACCACACTGGCTACGCAACATTAGCAGACATGCAGGAGTTTGGATTTGGTCAGCTTTACCTTGATGACCAAGAAGCCAAAGAAGTCCTTGGTGAAAAATGGACCGACTGGCAGCCAAAATCAGGACAAAGCTGGCACAGCTTCAACGACTACATCAAATACGGTGATAGCGAAGCGTGGGATAAATGGTGGGGCAAAGATTGGATCCGCACCGACATTGGTGACTACGATGCTCCGGGCTACAACGACATCACCATGTCTTTGAACTACCTACCGGATCTAAAAACCGAATCGACTCAGAAAACCGGATTACCAAACTTCTTCCGCAATAAAGACACCAATGCGCAAGATGAGTTGCAAACCCCGAGTGAACATCTGATTACGTGGTTATCCGATTGGGTGCGCGACTACGGCATTGATGGCTTCCGCGTCGACACTGCCAAACACGTTGAAATGGAAGCGTGGGCAGAGTTGAAAGCCAGCACCACTCAGGCGCTTGCCCAGTGGAAGCAAAACAACCCAGATAAAGCCTTGGATGATCTACCTTTCTGGATGACGGGTGAAGTGTGGGCACACAGCGTAGTGAAGAGCCCGTATTTCGATAACGGCTTCGATTCCATCATCAACTTCGAGTTCCAATCTGATGTGGCACCAAAAGCGCTGAAGTGTTTCGCTCAACTTGATAATGATTACCGCCGCTATGCAGAGCGCATCAATACCGACCCTGAGTTCAACGTGTTGAGCTACCTGTCTTCACACGATACACAGCTGTTTTGGTCAGCGCGCAGCCGCAGCTTTGATGACCAAGCACGTGCCGCGAATGCACTGATGCTGGCTCCGGGTGCAGTACAGATCTATTACGGTGATGAGATAGCTCGTGATTTTGGCATTACTGGTTCAGACGCCCACCAAGGCACACGCTCAGATATGCCATGGGATAAGATTCATGGCGAGCGAGAAGATCTACTGCAACATTGGCAAAAGTTGGGTGAATTCCGTAAACGCCACCCAGCAGTTGCTCAAGGTAAGCACATCACTCGCAACCAAGAAGGTTACTACGCGTTCGAACGCCAATACCAAGACGACAAGGTGCTGATTGTTTACACCGGTGAGTAA
- the glyS gene encoding glycine--tRNA ligase subunit beta, with product MAKEFLIELGTEELPPTQLRTLAEAFAANFEAELKGAELAHEGVKWFAAPRRLALKVAALADSQSDKVVEKRGPAVSAAFDAEGNPTKAAQGWARGCGITVDQADRMVTDKGEWLLFKQEVKGQPTSEIVVELAAKALANLPIAKPMRWGNKTTQFIRPVKTLTMLMGSDLIEGEILGVASDRTIRGHRFMGEQEFTIDSAEQYPAILEERGKVMADYEARKAIILADAQKAAAAVGGNADLEDDLVEEVTSLVEWPVVLTAKFEEEFLKVPSEALVYTMKGDQKYFPVYDENKKLLPNFIFVSNIESKEPRYVIEGNEKVVRPRLADAEFFFNTDRKRPLIDRLPELEQAIFQKQLGTIKDKTDRITELAGYIAEQIGADVEKSKRAGLLAKCDLMTSMVFEFTDTQGVMGMHYARHDGEAEEVAVALNEQYMPRFAGDELPSNGVSTAVAMADKLDTIVGIFGIGQAPKGSDPFALRRASLGVLRIIVEYGYNLDLVDLVAKAKSLFGDRLTNDNVEQDVIEFMLGRFRAWYQDEGFSVDIIQAVLARRPTKPADFDQRVKAVSHFRELEAAESLAAANKRVGNILAKFDGELAADIDLALLQEDADKALAESVEVMTEALEPAFATGNYQEALSKLADLREPVDAFFDNVMVMADDEALKKNRLTLLSNLRNLFLQIADISLLQK from the coding sequence ATGGCAAAAGAATTTCTAATCGAGCTAGGTACAGAAGAGCTACCACCAACGCAACTTCGCACTCTAGCTGAAGCATTCGCAGCAAACTTCGAAGCAGAACTAAAAGGCGCTGAGCTTGCTCACGAAGGCGTGAAATGGTTCGCGGCACCTCGTCGTCTTGCACTAAAAGTAGCAGCACTAGCAGACAGCCAGTCTGACAAAGTTGTTGAAAAACGTGGCCCTGCGGTTTCTGCAGCGTTTGACGCGGAAGGCAACCCAACAAAAGCAGCTCAAGGCTGGGCACGCGGTTGTGGCATCACGGTTGACCAAGCGGATCGCATGGTTACAGACAAAGGTGAATGGCTACTGTTCAAACAAGAAGTGAAAGGTCAGCCAACGTCTGAGATCGTAGTTGAACTTGCAGCGAAAGCACTAGCAAACCTACCTATCGCAAAACCAATGCGCTGGGGTAACAAAACGACTCAATTTATCCGTCCAGTTAAGACGCTAACCATGCTAATGGGCAGCGACCTAATCGAAGGCGAGATCCTTGGTGTCGCTTCTGACCGCACTATCCGTGGTCACCGCTTCATGGGTGAGCAAGAGTTCACTATCGATTCTGCTGAGCAGTACCCTGCGATCCTAGAAGAGCGCGGTAAAGTAATGGCAGATTACGAAGCGCGTAAAGCAATCATCCTAGCTGACGCACAAAAAGCGGCGGCAGCGGTTGGCGGTAACGCTGACCTAGAAGATGACCTAGTAGAAGAAGTAACGTCTCTGGTTGAATGGCCAGTGGTACTAACAGCGAAGTTTGAAGAAGAGTTCCTAAAAGTGCCTTCTGAAGCGTTGGTTTACACCATGAAAGGTGACCAGAAGTACTTCCCTGTTTATGACGAAAACAAGAAGCTACTACCTAACTTCATCTTCGTATCAAACATCGAATCAAAAGAACCTCGTTACGTAATCGAAGGTAACGAGAAAGTGGTTCGCCCTCGTCTTGCTGACGCAGAATTCTTCTTCAACACAGACCGTAAGCGTCCGCTTATCGACCGTCTGCCTGAACTAGAGCAAGCGATCTTCCAAAAGCAACTGGGTACTATCAAAGACAAAACAGACCGCATCACAGAACTTGCTGGCTACATTGCAGAGCAAATCGGTGCTGACGTTGAGAAATCAAAGCGTGCTGGTCTACTAGCAAAATGTGACCTAATGACCTCAATGGTATTCGAATTTACGGATACTCAAGGAGTCATGGGCATGCACTACGCTCGTCACGACGGTGAAGCAGAAGAAGTTGCAGTAGCACTGAACGAGCAATACATGCCTCGTTTCGCTGGTGATGAACTGCCATCTAACGGCGTTTCAACTGCAGTTGCAATGGCAGACAAGCTAGACACTATCGTAGGTATCTTCGGTATCGGTCAAGCGCCTAAAGGCAGCGACCCATTCGCACTACGCCGCGCATCTCTAGGTGTACTACGTATCATCGTTGAATACGGCTACAACCTAGATCTTGTAGACCTAGTAGCGAAAGCGAAGTCACTGTTTGGCGACCGTCTAACCAACGACAACGTTGAACAAGACGTTATCGAGTTCATGCTTGGTCGTTTCCGTGCTTGGTACCAAGACGAAGGCTTCAGCGTAGACATCATTCAAGCGGTTCTAGCTCGTCGTCCGACTAAGCCAGCAGACTTCGACCAACGAGTTAAAGCGGTTTCTCACTTCCGTGAACTAGAAGCAGCAGAGTCTCTAGCAGCAGCGAACAAGCGTGTAGGTAACATCCTAGCGAAATTCGACGGCGAACTAGCAGCAGACATCGACCTAGCACTTCTACAAGAAGACGCAGATAAAGCACTAGCAGAAAGCGTTGAAGTAATGACAGAAGCACTAGAGCCAGCGTTTGCAACGGGTAACTACCAAGAAGCACTAAGCAAGCTAGCTGACCTACGTGAACCAGTTGATGCGTTCTTTGATAACGTAATGGTAATGGCAGACGACGAAGCACTTAAGAAGAACCGTCTAACACTACTAAGCAACCTGCGTAACCTGTTCCTACAGATCGCAGACATTTCTTTGCTTCAAAAGTAA
- the glyQ gene encoding glycine--tRNA ligase subunit alpha — MQKYDIKTFQGMILALQDYWAQNGCTIVQPLDMEVGAGTSHPMTCLRALGPEPMSTAYVQPSRRPTDGRYGENPNRLQHYYQFQVALKPSPDNIQELYLGSLEVLGVDPLVHDIRFVEDNWENPTLGAWGLGWEVWLNGMEVTQFTYFQQVGGLECKPVTGEITYGIERLAMYIQEVDSVYDLVWNIAPDGSAVTYGDIFHQNEVEQSTYNFEHADVEFLFGFFEQCEKECKELLKLEKPLPLPAYERILKAGHAFNLLDARKAISVTERQRYILRIRNLTKAVAEAYYASREALGFPMCKKEQA; from the coding sequence ATGCAAAAATACGATATCAAAACCTTCCAGGGAATGATCCTCGCGCTGCAGGATTATTGGGCTCAGAATGGTTGTACCATTGTTCAACCACTAGATATGGAAGTTGGTGCGGGTACCTCTCACCCAATGACCTGTCTACGAGCACTTGGCCCAGAGCCAATGTCTACAGCTTACGTACAACCTTCACGTCGTCCTACTGATGGCCGTTATGGTGAAAACCCTAACCGTCTTCAGCACTACTACCAATTCCAAGTAGCGCTAAAACCATCGCCAGACAATATCCAAGAGTTGTACCTAGGTTCTCTAGAGGTTCTTGGTGTCGACCCACTTGTTCACGACATCCGTTTCGTAGAAGACAACTGGGAAAACCCAACACTAGGCGCTTGGGGTCTAGGCTGGGAAGTTTGGCTAAACGGCATGGAAGTAACTCAGTTTACTTACTTCCAGCAAGTTGGCGGCCTTGAGTGTAAGCCAGTAACTGGTGAGATCACTTACGGTATCGAACGTCTAGCAATGTACATCCAAGAAGTAGACTCTGTTTACGATCTAGTTTGGAACATCGCACCGGACGGCAGTGCCGTGACTTACGGTGATATCTTCCACCAAAACGAAGTAGAGCAATCAACTTACAACTTCGAGCACGCAGACGTTGAATTCCTATTTGGTTTCTTCGAACAGTGTGAGAAAGAGTGTAAAGAGCTGCTTAAGCTTGAAAAGCCACTGCCACTACCTGCTTACGAACGCATTCTAAAAGCTGGTCACGCATTCAACCTACTAGACGCACGTAAAGCGATCTCAGTAACTGAACGCCAACGTTACATCCTACGCATCCGCAACCTGACTAAAGCAGTTGCAGAAGCATACTACGCATCGCGTGAAGCTCTTGGCTTCCCAATGTGTAAGAAAGAACAAGCGTAA